From the Gallaecimonas kandeliae genome, one window contains:
- a CDS encoding ShlB/FhaC/HecB family hemolysin secretion/activation protein: MEAVLPRNWPGSVFLLFLLFFSSSYAADVSLTSAPPRHDQEQWLKKQQDRLRQQQAPYKVAPDIFLQQELNKREATEAQGEANKRCFTIHHLVFEGITRISKKDLGKFKASYESKCLGLDKIQSVIKAVTSLYIEKGLITSRAYVKPQNLASGTLVITVIEGKVDHLLSVDQHLTSTQLAMAFPTGNDEILNLRNLEQGLEQLNRLPMNNATMELVPGDTEGTSTVSIRNALQPWWRGSVGLTNKKTDDFNVMQLDGNLAVDDILGINDSLLFSASTEIGHHDLHAQSNSYSFFGSVPFGYWLFSLNSSYFDYEQAIRGQVVNFLSHGSATVNNLSIANMLYRGQRDKLKASGSITRKQTKNYIEDVFLESSSRVLYIFSLGLDYSRYLDDGGALSLGIKWDKSLSWWGATTKVVAAEDAYQFDKYSVAASFQKPLDTSLGQFDYQLNSMYLYSHDDIIASEGVSIGGRYDVRGFNGNSLFGHQGGYVRNEVGHIFPADNSLVRKVRVYGALDSGIVRAKNNERSGNKALAGASIGLQLMGPRLSLDLIYSKALYKPNSFVAGEHEFYASARFNF; encoded by the coding sequence ATGGAAGCTGTTTTGCCAAGGAACTGGCCAGGGTCTGTTTTTCTTCTATTTCTTCTTTTTTTCTCATCATCATATGCCGCAGATGTAAGCCTTACATCTGCGCCGCCCCGTCATGACCAAGAGCAATGGCTGAAAAAACAACAGGATAGACTGCGCCAACAGCAAGCTCCCTACAAAGTTGCCCCCGACATTTTCTTGCAACAAGAGCTTAACAAGAGAGAGGCAACTGAAGCGCAAGGTGAAGCCAACAAACGCTGTTTCACAATCCATCACTTGGTATTTGAAGGCATAACTAGGATTTCCAAAAAAGATCTGGGCAAGTTCAAAGCAAGCTACGAAAGCAAGTGCCTTGGTTTGGACAAAATCCAGTCTGTTATTAAAGCTGTCACCAGCCTGTATATCGAAAAAGGCCTGATCACTTCTAGGGCATATGTCAAGCCTCAAAATCTCGCTAGTGGCACTTTGGTCATTACCGTTATAGAGGGGAAGGTTGATCATCTCCTATCCGTCGACCAGCATTTGACAAGCACGCAGCTGGCAATGGCCTTTCCGACAGGAAACGACGAGATACTGAACCTCCGCAATTTAGAGCAAGGTTTGGAACAACTGAATCGTCTTCCAATGAATAATGCCACGATGGAGTTGGTTCCTGGAGATACAGAAGGCACCAGTACAGTTTCGATTAGAAATGCCTTACAACCGTGGTGGCGCGGAAGCGTAGGCCTGACCAATAAGAAAACCGATGACTTTAATGTCATGCAGCTGGATGGAAACCTGGCCGTCGATGATATTTTAGGTATTAATGACAGCCTGCTTTTTTCCGCCTCCACAGAAATCGGTCATCACGATCTTCACGCTCAGTCCAATAGCTACTCATTTTTTGGTAGTGTCCCATTTGGTTATTGGCTCTTTAGCTTGAACAGTAGTTACTTCGATTATGAGCAGGCTATTAGAGGGCAGGTTGTAAACTTCCTAAGCCATGGCTCGGCAACGGTCAACAACCTATCTATTGCCAACATGCTTTATCGTGGTCAGCGAGATAAACTTAAGGCGTCAGGCTCAATAACGCGCAAACAGACTAAGAATTACATTGAAGATGTGTTTCTTGAAAGCTCCAGTCGTGTTCTTTATATCTTTTCTCTAGGACTGGATTATAGTCGTTATCTGGATGATGGTGGCGCTTTATCCTTGGGAATAAAGTGGGATAAAAGCCTGTCGTGGTGGGGAGCTACCACCAAGGTGGTGGCGGCCGAAGATGCCTACCAGTTTGACAAATACAGTGTGGCGGCTTCTTTTCAAAAACCTCTTGATACAAGTCTTGGTCAATTCGACTATCAACTCAATAGTATGTACTTGTATTCTCATGATGACATTATCGCATCCGAAGGTGTGTCCATCGGCGGCCGTTATGATGTTCGAGGCTTTAATGGTAACAGTTTATTTGGGCATCAAGGCGGATATGTTCGCAATGAAGTGGGTCATATATTCCCTGCCGACAACAGTTTGGTCCGAAAAGTTCGAGTTTATGGCGCTTTAGATTCTGGCATTGTAAGAGCTAAAAATAACGAACGTTCCGGAAATAAGGCGTTGGCAGGGGCGTCAATTGGCTTGCAGCTGATGGGGCCACGTTTGTCATTGGACTTGATTTACTCCAAGGCTTTGTACAAACCAAATTCTTTTGTTGCTGGTGAGCATGAGTTTTATGCATCCGCCAGGTTTAATTTTTAA
- the trpS gene encoding tryptophan--tRNA ligase, translating to MSKPIVLSGAQPSGQLTLGNYLGALRQWDQMQSDYDCLYCIVDLHAITVRQDPKSLHEATLDSLALYLACGIDPARSAVFVQSHVPEHAQLAWVLSCYTQFGELSRMTQFKDKSARFADNINAGLFTYPVLMAADILLYQANQVPVGHDQKQHLELARDVATRFNNLHGDVFTVPEPFIPKVAARVMSLQDPTKKMSKSDDNQGNFIGLLEDPKVITKKIKRAVTDSEDPPRVAFDVDAKPGVSNLLGILSAITGKSMPELEADYHGRMYGHLKGDVADAVVSLIEPVQARYKELREDRTQLNAIMRDGADKARARAEATLKKVYEVLGFVARP from the coding sequence ATGTCCAAACCCATTGTCTTGAGCGGCGCTCAACCGTCCGGCCAGCTTACCCTTGGCAACTACCTGGGGGCCCTGCGGCAATGGGACCAGATGCAGTCCGACTACGATTGCCTCTACTGCATCGTCGACCTCCACGCCATCACGGTGCGCCAGGATCCCAAGAGCCTGCACGAGGCCACCCTGGACAGCCTGGCCCTCTACCTGGCCTGTGGCATCGACCCGGCCCGCTCCGCCGTCTTCGTCCAGTCCCATGTGCCCGAACATGCCCAACTGGCCTGGGTGCTGAGCTGCTACACCCAGTTCGGCGAGCTGTCGCGCATGACCCAGTTCAAGGACAAGTCTGCCCGCTTCGCCGACAACATCAACGCCGGCCTCTTCACCTACCCGGTGCTGATGGCGGCCGACATACTGCTCTACCAGGCCAACCAGGTACCGGTCGGCCATGACCAGAAGCAGCACCTGGAGCTGGCCCGTGACGTGGCCACCCGCTTCAACAACCTCCACGGCGACGTCTTCACAGTGCCCGAGCCCTTCATTCCCAAGGTGGCGGCCCGGGTGATGAGCCTGCAGGACCCCACCAAGAAGATGTCCAAGTCCGACGACAACCAGGGCAACTTCATAGGCCTGCTCGAAGATCCCAAGGTGATCACCAAGAAGATCAAGCGCGCCGTCACCGACTCCGAGGATCCGCCGCGCGTCGCCTTCGACGTCGACGCCAAACCGGGTGTCTCCAACCTGCTGGGGATCTTGAGCGCCATCACCGGCAAGTCCATGCCCGAGCTGGAAGCGGACTACCATGGCCGCATGTATGGCCACCTCAAGGGCGACGTGGCCGACGCCGTGGTCAGCCTCATCGAGCCGGTGCAGGCCCGCTACAAGGAGCTGCGTGAGGACAGGACCCAACTGAATGCCATCATGCGCGACGGCGCCGACAAGGCCCGCGCCCGTGCCGAAGCCACCCTCAAAAAGGTCTACGAGGTGCTGGGCTTCGTTGCCAGGCCGTAA
- a CDS encoding phosphoglycolate phosphatase, translating into MIKAVAFDLDGTLVHSLPDIAYAANAMRRQLGLAAVGEDRVGQWVGNGVKTLVERATVELGYSPQAQALFEAAYEENLAVHSTLLADAEAVLVELQRRGYRLAMVTNKARCFAIPLVRSLGLEPHFEVLLCGDDLAAKKPDPLPLTWLCERWQLAPEELVLVGDSRNDVEAAKAAGCLAVGLTGGYNYGEDIGLCQPHHQIDSLAALLTLAPLQEEESCPNPLS; encoded by the coding sequence GTGATCAAAGCGGTCGCCTTCGATCTCGACGGCACCCTGGTCCACAGCCTGCCGGATATCGCCTATGCCGCCAACGCCATGCGCCGCCAGCTGGGGCTGGCGGCCGTAGGGGAGGACAGGGTAGGGCAATGGGTCGGCAACGGCGTCAAGACGCTGGTGGAACGGGCCACGGTCGAGCTGGGCTATTCGCCCCAGGCCCAGGCGCTGTTCGAGGCGGCCTATGAAGAAAACCTGGCCGTCCATTCGACCTTGCTGGCCGATGCCGAAGCGGTGCTGGTCGAGCTCCAGCGGCGCGGCTACCGGCTGGCCATGGTCACCAACAAGGCCCGCTGCTTCGCCATCCCCCTGGTGCGCAGCCTGGGGCTGGAGCCCCACTTCGAGGTGCTGCTCTGCGGTGACGACCTGGCGGCAAAGAAGCCCGATCCTCTGCCGCTGACCTGGCTCTGCGAGCGCTGGCAGCTGGCGCCAGAAGAACTGGTGCTGGTGGGGGATTCGCGCAATGACGTGGAGGCCGCCAAGGCGGCCGGCTGCCTGGCCGTCGGCTTGACGGGCGGTTACAACTACGGGGAAGATATCGGCCTTTGCCAGCCCCATCATCAAATCGATTCGTTAGCGGCGCTCCTGACACTTGCGCCCCTGCAAGAGGAAGAGTCATGTCCAAACCCATTGTCTTGA
- the rpe gene encoding ribulose-phosphate 3-epimerase, with product MKDFLIAPSILSADFARLGEDVAKVLADGADVVHFDVMDNHYVPNLTVGPLVCEALRNYGITAPIDVHLMVKPVDRIIPDFAKAGASLITFHPEASEHIDRTVGLIKDSGCQAGLVFNPATSLHHLDHLMDKLDVILLMSVNPGFGGQSFIPGTLDKLRLVRQRIQESGRDIRLEIDGGVKVDNIRAIAEAGADMFVAGSAIFSQPDYKSVIDAMRAELAKVGA from the coding sequence ATGAAAGACTTCCTGATCGCCCCTTCCATATTGTCAGCCGACTTTGCCCGCCTGGGCGAAGACGTGGCCAAAGTATTGGCCGACGGCGCCGACGTGGTGCACTTCGACGTCATGGACAACCACTATGTGCCCAACCTGACAGTGGGTCCCCTGGTCTGCGAAGCGCTGCGCAACTACGGCATCACAGCTCCCATAGACGTGCACCTGATGGTCAAGCCGGTGGACAGGATCATCCCCGATTTCGCCAAGGCGGGCGCCAGCCTCATCACCTTCCACCCCGAGGCCTCAGAGCATATCGACCGCACCGTCGGCCTCATCAAGGACAGCGGCTGCCAGGCCGGCCTGGTGTTCAACCCGGCCACCTCCCTGCACCACCTCGACCACCTGATGGACAAGCTGGACGTGATACTGCTGATGTCGGTCAATCCCGGCTTCGGTGGCCAGTCCTTCATCCCCGGCACCCTGGACAAGCTGCGCCTGGTGCGCCAGCGCATCCAGGAAAGCGGCCGCGATATCCGCCTGGAGATCGACGGCGGCGTCAAGGTGGACAACATCCGCGCCATCGCCGAGGCCGGTGCCGACATGTTTGTGGCCGGTAGCGCCATCTTCAGCCAGCCCGACTACAAGAGCGTCATCGACGCCATGCGCGCCGAGCTGGCCAAGGTCGGCGCGTGA
- a CDS encoding NAD-dependent succinate-semialdehyde dehydrogenase yields the protein MQLRDPELFRTQAFIDGRWQQGGGTFAITNPADGAELAQVADITPAQVEAAIQAAHAAFPAWRALTAKERSQLLRRWFELIMANQADLALLMSQEQGKPLVEAKGEIAYAASFVEWFAEEAKRAYGDIIPAPKAGQQLLVLREPVGVVAAITPWNFPAAMITRKLAPALAAGCTAIVKPAAETPLTALALAELARRAGIPAGVLNVVTGLDAAALGQVLTASPLVRKLSFTGSTAVGALLMGQCSHDIKKLSLELGGNAPFIVFADADLDAAVEGAMAAKFRNAGQTCVCANRFYVQRPVLEPFLDKLVKAMAGLKVGAGTEPGVTTGPLISAKAVQKVEAHISDALAGGARLLLGGKRHKKGGTFFEPTLLADLAPDALIAREETFGPVAAVLAFDEEEEAIRLANATPFGLAAYFYSQDLGRVFRVAQALESGMVGVNTGLVSNEVAPFGGVKSSGLGREGSKYGLDEYLEMKYLCIAGLGA from the coding sequence ATGCAACTTCGCGATCCCGAACTCTTTCGAACCCAAGCATTCATCGACGGCCGCTGGCAGCAGGGCGGCGGCACCTTTGCCATCACCAACCCGGCCGACGGCGCCGAGCTGGCCCAGGTCGCCGATATCACTCCTGCCCAGGTGGAGGCCGCCATCCAGGCCGCCCATGCCGCCTTCCCGGCCTGGCGGGCCCTGACCGCCAAGGAGCGCAGCCAACTGCTGCGCCGCTGGTTCGAGCTGATCATGGCCAACCAGGCCGACTTGGCCCTGCTGATGAGCCAGGAACAGGGCAAGCCACTGGTGGAAGCGAAGGGGGAGATAGCCTATGCCGCCTCCTTCGTGGAATGGTTCGCCGAAGAGGCCAAGCGCGCCTACGGCGACATCATCCCCGCCCCCAAGGCGGGCCAGCAGCTGTTGGTGCTGCGGGAGCCGGTGGGAGTGGTGGCTGCCATCACTCCCTGGAACTTCCCCGCCGCCATGATCACCCGCAAACTGGCGCCGGCCCTGGCCGCCGGCTGCACCGCCATCGTCAAGCCCGCCGCCGAGACGCCCCTGACCGCCCTGGCCCTGGCCGAGCTGGCACGGCGCGCCGGCATCCCCGCCGGGGTGCTGAACGTGGTCACAGGCCTGGACGCCGCCGCCCTGGGCCAGGTGCTGACCGCCAGCCCCCTGGTGCGCAAGCTGAGCTTCACCGGCTCCACCGCCGTCGGCGCCTTGCTGATGGGTCAATGCAGCCATGACATCAAGAAGCTGTCCCTGGAGTTGGGGGGCAACGCCCCCTTTATCGTCTTCGCCGACGCCGATCTGGACGCCGCCGTCGAAGGGGCCATGGCCGCCAAGTTCCGCAATGCCGGCCAGACCTGCGTCTGCGCCAACCGCTTCTATGTCCAGCGCCCGGTGCTGGAACCCTTCCTGGACAAGCTGGTCAAGGCCATGGCCGGCCTCAAGGTGGGGGCCGGCACCGAGCCCGGCGTCACCACTGGCCCTCTCATCAGCGCCAAGGCGGTCCAGAAGGTGGAGGCCCACATCAGCGACGCCTTGGCCGGCGGCGCCCGGCTGCTGCTGGGGGGCAAACGCCACAAGAAGGGCGGCACCTTCTTCGAGCCCACTCTCCTGGCGGACCTCGCCCCCGACGCCCTGATCGCCAGGGAGGAGACCTTCGGGCCCGTGGCCGCCGTGCTGGCCTTCGACGAGGAAGAAGAGGCGATCCGCCTCGCCAACGCCACGCCCTTTGGCCTGGCGGCCTACTTCTACAGCCAGGATCTGGGCCGGGTGTTCAGGGTCGCCCAGGCCCTGGAGTCCGGCATGGTGGGGGTCAATACCGGCCTGGTGTCCAACGAAGTGGCGCCCTTTGGCGGCGTCAAATCCTCAGGCCTTGGCCGGGAAGGCTCCAAATATGGCCTGGACGAATACCTGGAGATGAAATACCTCTGTATCGCCGGCCTGGGAGCTTAA